A single genomic interval of Arthrobacter sp. NicSoilB8 harbors:
- a CDS encoding SDR family NAD(P)-dependent oxidoreductase has product MSARGTLNVLVTGGSGPSGIATARALRDAGHRVFTVGSEAARIEAAAAEAGSGVTPLVCDLTSLGGVRALRETVTGMAGTVDGVIHLVGGWRGAKGITDQSDDDWDFLERNAVTTLRNVTRVFFDDLAASDTGRFAMVSSTAVSAPTAGGASYAAAKAAAEAWTLAVADGFRRARAATAGPGPTDDGTAEKTAQKTAQNAGPTEAEAELHSAAVIFVVKALVDPAMRAKAPERTFPGFTDVADLAAAAVGLFSTPAGELNGRRLPLGR; this is encoded by the coding sequence ATGAGTGCCAGAGGCACTTTGAACGTGCTGGTCACGGGGGGCAGCGGGCCGTCGGGAATCGCGACGGCCCGCGCCCTGCGCGACGCCGGCCACAGGGTCTTCACGGTCGGCTCGGAAGCCGCCCGCATCGAGGCGGCCGCCGCCGAAGCCGGCAGCGGCGTCACGCCGCTCGTCTGCGACCTCACCAGCCTGGGCGGCGTCCGCGCCTTGCGGGAGACGGTGACCGGGATGGCGGGAACCGTCGACGGCGTCATCCACCTCGTGGGCGGCTGGCGCGGCGCGAAAGGCATCACGGACCAGAGCGACGACGACTGGGACTTCCTGGAACGCAACGCGGTCACCACGCTGCGGAACGTCACCCGCGTCTTCTTCGATGACCTCGCCGCCTCGGACACCGGACGCTTTGCCATGGTGTCCTCCACGGCCGTGAGCGCCCCGACGGCCGGAGGCGCCAGCTACGCCGCGGCCAAGGCCGCAGCGGAAGCCTGGACACTGGCGGTGGCCGACGGCTTCCGGCGGGCCCGCGCGGCGACCGCCGGTCCCGGCCCGACCGATGACGGCACCGCTGAGAAAACAGCACAGAAAACCGCGCAGAATGCCGGCCCGACAGAAGCGGAAGCGGAGCTGCACAGCGCCGCGGTCATCTTCGTGGTGAAGGCCCTCGTCGACCCTGCCATGCGGGCCAAGGCCCCCGAGCGCACGTTCCCGGGCTTCACGGATGTGGCCGACCTGGCGGCGGCCGCCGTCGGGCTCTTCAGCACTCCCGCCGGCGAGCTGAACGGCCGGCGGCTGCCGCTCGGCCGCTGA
- a CDS encoding DUF6421 family protein produces MTTTALTAPAQITASNQEWLRLKAAATAIQALQVKDGSVPDAEAHAAAAEYVETITTAVKALAPSFPHDARYLELLVTDFGRWADGGFGVPDFLDSLQAFQPQQHRINGLQHLVVFPMYTQNGSSNRFVEAVLIEVIWPEFVGGLEAGEYSNKLFVPIRFLDFTPGYDTNSAVLFPETVAVRETPTFTWGAIFADREAARFRRVLRAAAEITSLQLPDDASALLEDQELTQETFVMWDLIHDRTHMRGDLPFDPFMIKQRMPYFLYSLEELRCDLTAFRESVKIEKDEDADPEARRHAKLVQYAVIFDRIFRFAITGTRVRNYDGLGGQLLFAWMHQHHVLHWTDSKLSIDWDEAADVVVELGARIEELYWRSIDRPKMAHWLAAYELISGTVTPNPASVWAKGPQALPLAGPPRGLTDQVLDDEFPLSMFYEALEKKMRPVIESTAGITGSSDTGSESGSGTQALNAE; encoded by the coding sequence TCAGGCCCTTCAGGTCAAGGACGGATCCGTGCCGGATGCCGAGGCCCACGCCGCCGCGGCCGAGTACGTAGAAACCATCACCACAGCGGTCAAGGCGCTGGCCCCGTCCTTCCCGCATGATGCCCGCTACCTCGAACTCCTCGTCACCGACTTTGGCCGCTGGGCCGACGGCGGCTTTGGCGTCCCGGACTTCCTGGATTCCCTGCAGGCCTTCCAGCCGCAGCAGCACCGGATCAACGGACTGCAGCACCTCGTGGTCTTCCCGATGTACACCCAGAACGGCAGCAGCAACCGCTTCGTCGAGGCCGTTCTGATCGAGGTCATCTGGCCCGAGTTCGTCGGCGGCCTGGAAGCGGGCGAATACTCCAACAAGCTCTTCGTCCCGATCCGCTTCCTGGACTTCACCCCGGGCTACGACACCAACTCCGCCGTCCTCTTCCCGGAGACCGTCGCCGTCCGCGAAACCCCGACGTTCACGTGGGGTGCGATCTTCGCCGACCGCGAGGCCGCCCGCTTTCGCCGCGTCCTGCGCGCCGCCGCCGAGATCACCTCGCTGCAGCTGCCGGACGATGCCTCCGCTCTGCTGGAGGACCAGGAGCTGACGCAGGAAACGTTCGTCATGTGGGACCTCATCCACGACCGCACCCACATGCGCGGCGACCTGCCGTTCGATCCCTTCATGATCAAGCAGCGCATGCCGTACTTCCTGTACTCACTCGAGGAACTGCGCTGCGACCTCACCGCCTTCCGCGAGTCGGTGAAGATCGAGAAGGACGAGGACGCCGACCCGGAGGCGCGCCGGCACGCCAAGCTTGTCCAGTACGCCGTGATCTTCGACCGCATCTTCCGCTTCGCGATCACCGGCACCCGCGTCCGCAACTATGACGGCCTCGGCGGTCAGCTGCTCTTCGCGTGGATGCACCAGCACCACGTCCTGCACTGGACCGACAGCAAGCTCAGCATCGACTGGGACGAGGCAGCCGACGTCGTAGTTGAACTCGGTGCCCGGATCGAGGAACTGTACTGGCGCTCGATCGACCGCCCCAAGATGGCCCACTGGCTCGCCGCCTACGAGCTGATCTCCGGCACGGTCACGCCCAACCCGGCCTCCGTCTGGGCCAAGGGCCCGCAGGCCCTTCCCCTGGCCGGCCCGCCGCGCGGCCTCACGGACCAGGTCCTCGACGACGAGTTCCCCCTCTCCATGTTCTACGAGGCCCTGGAGAAGAAGATGCGCCCGGTCATCGAGTCCACCGCCGGCATCACGGGTTCCTCGGACACCGGGTCTGAGTCCGGCAGCGGCACCCAAGCCCTGAACGCCGAATGA